In Vanessa atalanta chromosome 17, ilVanAtal1.2, whole genome shotgun sequence, one DNA window encodes the following:
- the LOC125070388 gene encoding cuticle protein 3-like, with protein MKLIILAAIIGACAAASLPGYVAPQYRAYYQDRPRAALERNAAILRSVSDVNEQGYRFAYDTENGIQAEETGVEANGIQAQGGYSYTGDDGQIYSVRYTADVNGFQPQGAHLPTAPPVPEAIAKALQENARDEANGIFDDGSYHAGKYDQGVFAARTYTTPRYIAPFGKPYRF; from the exons ATCATCCTAGCAGCTATCATCGGCGCGTGCGCAGCTGCGTCGCTCCCCGGCTACGTGGCACCTCAGTACCGCGCCTACTACCAGGACAGGCCTCGCGCTGCATTGGAGAGGAATGCGGCCATTTTACGATCAGTGTCCGATGTCAACGAACAAGGATATCGTTTCGCTTACGACACGGAAAATG gaATCCAAGCCGAGGAAACCGGTGTAGAAGCTAATGGAATTCAAGCTCAAGGCGGCTACTCGTACACTGGTGACGATGGCCAGATCTACAGCGTGAGGTACACAGCTGATGTGAATGGCTTCCAGCCCCAGGGTGCTCATCTGCCAACCGCTCCACCAGTACCCGAAGCTATTGCCAAGGCTTTACAGGAGAACGCTAGAGATGAAGCCAATGGCATCTTTGATGATG GTAGCTACCATGCGGGTAAATACGATCAAGGCGTATTTGCTGCTCGCACCTACACTACCCCGAGGTACATAGCGCCCTTCGGAAAGCCCTACCGCTTCTGA